Part of the Bacillus andreraoultii genome is shown below.
AGAGTTTTTCGACTTTGATGTAGCTGCTTGCGCCTTCTTGTGCGCTAATGCGTATAGGAAAGTAGAAAATTTTCACTTTCCTATTAACCAAAAAATAATCTACTCAGCAAATCTCTTAGTTTTTAAATGAAAGATTGATAACTTACAAAAAAGGGGAGAACAAATTGGGACAAATTTTAGAAATAAAAGGTAAAGTGAAATATAAAATCACATTGGATCCAAGTGTATGGATATTTGATGATCGACGAATCGATTTGGATACATTTTTTGAAGGAAATGAAGACCAAAAACAAGAAATTGCATATGAAGAGAAAATGTCTCATTATTGGCATCGTGAGATAAGAGAAGGATCTGTTTCACCACCAACATTAAAAACTGAAAAAAGATATGAAAAAGAAAAGTTATTAACTGGAACATTTGGTATTATTTTTGAACCTTTCCTAAATAATGCAGAACCATTACCCGATGCGACATCATTAATCATTGAAACGAAAAGTAATGAAGTAGTCATACCAATTGACGAAGCGAAAGATTTAATCTTCCAATTTTCACAAAAAGGTAAACCACTTACTGAGAATGGTCCAATTTACGTTTTATATAAAGATGGTTCAAACAGACATGACCCAATTACAGATGTTGTGGCTCTAATCATCAACTAATAGAGTATCCCTCTATCATTGTTTCATTCATGTATAAAAAACCACCTTTTTACAAAAAATACATGCAAGACAAACATGGATAGAGGTGACAACATGAAGAAACACTTATTGTTATTATGTTTAGCTTGCATCATTTCTTTGACTGGTTGTCGTAGCAATATCGAATCAATGGACAACGCGAAAAACGAAAAAGACAACCAATTGATGAATGTTAAAAACACGACAATTCATGAGGTTAATCGAGAAGATAGTGAAGCGGTATCAAAACATTTAGCAAATTTAGCGGCGAGTGTCCCGAATGTTAATGATGCAACAGCAGTAGCTCTTGGAAGATTCGCCATTGTAGGGATTGATGTAGACAAAGACTTAGATCGTTCAAAAGTCGGAACAATAAAATATACAGTCGCAGAAAGTTTAAAAAAGGATCCCTATGGCGCAAATGCAATTGTTGTTGCCGACCCTGACTTTTCTGCACGTATTAAAGAAATTAAAGAAGATATTCAAAACGGTAAACCCGTTCATGGAATCTTAAATGAGCTTTCTGATATTGTCGGTCGAATTATTCCCGAAGTACCAGGTGACCTAAAAGATCCAATCATTGAACAACGAACGGAAGAACCGAAACGTCAAGGTAATCATATTGACCAAGAAAAGATTGATAAAGAACAAAAAAAGCAATCCAATTATCACAAAAAATAACGAACAATAGCATATTAGTTTAAAAAGAGGGATTTCCCCTCTTTTTTAATTACTATTTGTCGACTGCTTAACATTCACCATTCATCTTCTTTATCATTAGATCGGTACAAACGAAATCTTCCTGTAGCAATTCTTGCCTCTGTTCGTTCTTTAATACGATCATGACATTGTTGACACATAAACGTGTGGATCGGACGATTTCTTAATTTTTTTGCTAGTGGTGTATCGTTGTCAATTTCTTCAAGTTTATCACAAATCACACATTGAACTTTCATTGTATCCTCCAGTAAAAGCTAAGTATCTCCATTTATTATATCATGGAATTGAATGAACTTATCTATAAATCGACCGTTTTACGTTGATCGGTATGTCTTCGAATGCGGTAAATTAATAACACAAGACAAATAACAATCAAACCTTCTGCAACAGGTAAAAACACCCCTAAAAAGCTTAATATCGTGCATCCAAGCAATAAAAAGATATAAACAATAAGAGACTTTAACATAGGGAGTTTATGAGCAAAACCTAATTTGTATGCGATAATACTCAGTAGTACAATCGTACCATAAAGTAACCACATTCCCAACTCTGGATTCGTATCAACTTTATAAATAGCCGCAAAGACTGAAAGACGATTTTCTAACAACCCTATACCCCCAATAAATGCAAATTTTAAAAAATACAATATATAACTTATATTACATAAGTAAGAACTATTTGTAAAAGTAAATCAATAGGGAAGTAATAAAAATTGGGTGAAAGATAAACCTTTCGTTCACCGAAAAACTTTTTTCGGTTGCAAAAAATGCTGTCGCAGTCTTTCTTTTACTCTTTTGCGAATAGGAAAGTATAAAAAAAGAGTCTATCTCTATTCTAATGATAATTAGTTAAGAGACCGACTCTTTATAAAGGTTATTCTGCTTTTTTCTTACGTGCTGCTTTTTCACGAAGCGATTTATCCAAAATTTTCTTACGCATCCGCACTGATTCCGGCGTTACTTCAACATATTCATCCTCATCAATATATTGTAATGCTTCTTCCAATGAATAGGAACGAGGTTTTTTAATCACTGACGTTTGATCCTTCGTAGCAGAACGGACGTTTGTTTGGTGCTTTGTTTTACAAATATTAACGGTAATATCATTCTCACGATTATGTTCACCAACAATCATGCCGGCATACACTTCTGTACCAGGCTCTACAAAAATCACACCACGATCTTCCACTTGCATAATCCCGTACATAGAAGCACTACCCGTTTCCATTGAAACAAGTACACCACGCATTCTGCCACCAACATTACCCGAAAGCTTTGGCATATATTTTTCAAATGAATGATTATATATACCATACCCTTTTGTTAACGTTAGTAACTCAGTATTGTATCCGATTAAACCACGAGAAGGAACTAAGTAAATTAAACGTACTTGTCCTTTACCATTATTTACCATATCAATCATTTCGCCTTTTCTTCTACCTAATGATTCAAGTACAGAACCAACAGAATCTTCTGGAACATCGATTACTACCCGTTCGAAAGGCTCATAAATTTTTCCGTTCATTTCTTTTAAAATTACTTCAGGTTTTGACACTTGTAATTCATAACCTTCACGACGCATTGTTTCAATTAAAATGGATAAGTGTAATTCTCCACGTCCTGATACAATCCAAGCATCTGTAGAATCAGTTGGATCGACACGAAGACTAACATCCGTGTGCAATTCAGTTTTTAAACGCTCTTCAACTTTTCTGGCAGTTACCCATTTCCCTTCTCGACCGGCAAATGGACTATTGTTAACGAGAAATGTCATTTTTAATGTTGGTTCATCAATTCTTAACGGTGGTAGTGGGTCTTGTGCATCGATAGGACAAATGGTTTCACCTACATTTATGTCTTCCATACCTGATATAGCAACAAGATCACCAGCATACGCTTCGTTAATTTCAACTCGTTTTAATCCTAAGAAACCGAACATTTTTGTTACACGGAATTGTTTAACTGTACCATCTAATTTCATTAATGCAACTTGTTCACCAACACGCATTGTTCCACGAAAGACCCGGCCAATACCGATACGACCAACATACTCATTATAATCGAGTAATGCAACTTGCATTTGCAATGATTCATCTCGATTATCAACTGGTGCCGGAATATGTTCTAAAATTGTATCAAATAGGACCTTCATATTTTCATCTTGATTAGCTGGATCTGGATCAAGGCTTGCAGTCCCATTAATTCCTGATGCAAAAATAACTGGAAATTCTAACTGCTCATCATCGGCGTCTAATTCTATAAACAAATCTAATACTTCATCAACGACTTCTTCTGGCCTTGCAAAATCACGGTCGATTTTATTTACAACAACAACTGGTGTTAAATGCTGTTCTAA
Proteins encoded:
- a CDS encoding YhcN/YlaJ family sporulation lipoprotein, translated to MKKHLLLLCLACIISLTGCRSNIESMDNAKNEKDNQLMNVKNTTIHEVNREDSEAVSKHLANLAASVPNVNDATAVALGRFAIVGIDVDKDLDRSKVGTIKYTVAESLKKDPYGANAIVVADPDFSARIKEIKEDIQNGKPVHGILNELSDIVGRIIPEVPGDLKDPIIEQRTEEPKRQGNHIDQEKIDKEQKKQSNYHKK
- a CDS encoding YlaI family protein encodes the protein MKVQCVICDKLEEIDNDTPLAKKLRNRPIHTFMCQQCHDRIKERTEARIATGRFRLYRSNDKEDEW
- a CDS encoding YlaH-like family protein, whose translation is MGLLENRLSVFAAIYKVDTNPELGMWLLYGTIVLLSIIAYKLGFAHKLPMLKSLIVYIFLLLGCTILSFLGVFLPVAEGLIVICLVLLIYRIRRHTDQRKTVDL
- the typA gene encoding translational GTPase TypA: MKLREDIRNIAIIAHVDHGKTTLVDQLLKQSGIFRANEHVQERAMDSNDLERERGITILAKNTAVQYKDVKINILDTPGHADFSGEVERIMKLVDGVLLVVDAYEGCMPQTRFVLKKALEQHLTPVVVVNKIDRDFARPEEVVDEVLDLFIELDADDEQLEFPVIFASGINGTASLDPDPANQDENMKVLFDTILEHIPAPVDNRDESLQMQVALLDYNEYVGRIGIGRVFRGTMRVGEQVALMKLDGTVKQFRVTKMFGFLGLKRVEINEAYAGDLVAISGMEDINVGETICPIDAQDPLPPLRIDEPTLKMTFLVNNSPFAGREGKWVTARKVEERLKTELHTDVSLRVDPTDSTDAWIVSGRGELHLSILIETMRREGYELQVSKPEVILKEMNGKIYEPFERVVIDVPEDSVGSVLESLGRRKGEMIDMVNNGKGQVRLIYLVPSRGLIGYNTELLTLTKGYGIYNHSFEKYMPKLSGNVGGRMRGVLVSMETGSASMYGIMQVEDRGVIFVEPGTEVYAGMIVGEHNRENDITVNICKTKHQTNVRSATKDQTSVIKKPRSYSLEEALQYIDEDEYVEVTPESVRMRKKILDKSLREKAARKKKAE